In Cryptosporangium phraense, a genomic segment contains:
- a CDS encoding NAD(P)H-binding protein yields the protein MILVTGATGTIGSALVEVLAAAGEPVRAMARRRVAMPPGGELVHGDYADAESLRAAAEGVDAAFLLDAAGPSAPKHDLAFLAAAGDVGRIVKLSAFGIDSGLAPWHEPGEEAVRATKDWTILRPSVFASNALGWRPQIDAGDPIPNPTGDGRLGVIDPRDIAEVAAAALTGRISGLYTLTGPEALSTAEQVDVLADVLGRPLAVADVDASEPGFAFVRAGQGAVVTDDVPRILGRPARTFRTWATECFTQQSRSSGD from the coding sequence ATGATTCTGGTGACAGGTGCCACGGGCACGATCGGCTCCGCTCTCGTCGAGGTTCTCGCCGCGGCCGGCGAACCCGTCCGGGCCATGGCCCGCCGCCGGGTGGCGATGCCTCCCGGCGGCGAACTGGTCCACGGTGACTATGCGGACGCCGAGTCGCTGCGCGCCGCGGCCGAGGGCGTCGACGCGGCCTTCCTCCTCGACGCGGCCGGGCCGTCGGCGCCAAAGCACGACCTGGCGTTCCTGGCGGCGGCCGGCGACGTCGGACGGATCGTCAAGCTCTCGGCGTTCGGCATCGACTCCGGCCTGGCGCCGTGGCACGAACCCGGCGAAGAGGCCGTGCGCGCGACGAAGGACTGGACGATCCTCCGGCCGTCGGTCTTCGCCTCCAACGCGCTGGGGTGGCGGCCGCAGATCGACGCCGGCGACCCGATTCCGAACCCGACCGGCGACGGCCGGCTCGGCGTGATCGACCCGCGGGACATCGCCGAGGTCGCCGCGGCCGCGCTCACCGGACGGATCTCCGGCCTGTACACGCTGACCGGCCCCGAGGCCCTCAGCACCGCCGAGCAGGTCGACGTGCTCGCCGACGTGCTCGGCCGCCCGCTCGCCGTGGCCGACGTCGACGCCTCGGAGCCGGGCTTCGCCTTCGTCCGGGCGGGCCAGGGCGCGGTCGTCACCGACGACGTGCCGCGGATCCTCGGCCGCCCGGCCCGGACGTTCCGGACCTGGGCGACCGAGTGCTTCACTCAGCAGTCGCGCAGCTCCGGCGACTGA
- a CDS encoding SCO5389 family protein, with protein MSLTVPTGLLERAERGPITDAEFVDCVRESLPYAWERITGVIADLNGPFADDATPPPSEAERGQLLRALASDAIRGALERHFGVRLAFQNCHRVAAFATAGPEYDEFVSTRAQVLNQSPELRDC; from the coding sequence ATGTCCCTCACCGTCCCGACCGGCCTGCTCGAGCGCGCCGAACGCGGCCCGATCACCGACGCGGAGTTCGTCGACTGCGTCCGCGAGTCGCTGCCGTACGCCTGGGAGAGGATCACCGGCGTCATCGCCGATCTGAACGGGCCTTTCGCCGACGACGCGACGCCGCCGCCGTCCGAGGCCGAGCGCGGGCAGCTGCTGCGGGCGCTGGCCAGCGACGCGATCCGGGGTGCGCTCGAGCGTCACTTCGGGGTGCGGCTGGCGTTCCAGAACTGCCACCGGGTGGCCGCGTTCGCGACGGCCGGGCCCGAGTACGACGAGTTCGTGTCCACCCGGGCCCAGGTGCTCAATCAGTCGCCGGAGCTGCGCGACTGCTGA
- a CDS encoding ATP-binding protein, producing MKIAFVGKGGSGKTTLSALFVRSLAGHPVLAFDADINQHLGAALGLAPDVPLTPLGAHLPELKEYLRGDNPRIASAGSMVKTTPPGRGSRVLGLGDPLWARYGHPVDGARLLVTGPFSEEDLGVACYHSKVGAVELLLNHLVDDVGEYVVVDMTAGADAFASGLFTRFDRTVLVVEPTSKSVGVYRQYREYAASQDVRISVVGNKVLDDVDRRFLEEQVGDDLLACVGYSAAVRAAERGAPLALSDLGASDRAALAAIRDAVDATPRDWPRYTRQAVEFHLRNAEAWGNRAVGTDLAAQIDPDFVLQPR from the coding sequence ATGAAGATCGCCTTCGTCGGCAAGGGCGGCAGCGGGAAGACGACGCTCAGCGCGCTGTTCGTCCGCTCGCTGGCCGGACACCCGGTGCTCGCCTTCGACGCCGACATCAACCAGCACCTGGGCGCCGCGCTCGGCCTCGCGCCCGACGTGCCGCTCACCCCACTCGGAGCCCACCTGCCCGAGCTGAAGGAGTACCTCCGCGGCGACAACCCGCGGATCGCGTCGGCCGGCTCGATGGTGAAGACCACCCCGCCGGGGCGCGGGTCCCGGGTCCTCGGGCTCGGCGACCCGCTGTGGGCCCGGTACGGCCACCCGGTCGACGGCGCGCGTCTGCTGGTCACCGGCCCGTTCAGCGAGGAGGACCTCGGCGTCGCCTGCTACCACAGCAAGGTCGGTGCGGTCGAGCTACTGCTCAACCACCTGGTGGACGACGTCGGAGAGTACGTCGTGGTGGACATGACCGCCGGCGCGGACGCGTTCGCCTCGGGCCTGTTCACCCGGTTCGACCGCACGGTGCTGGTCGTCGAGCCCACGTCGAAGAGCGTCGGCGTGTACCGGCAGTACCGGGAGTACGCGGCTTCCCAGGACGTCCGGATCTCGGTGGTCGGGAACAAGGTGCTGGACGACGTGGACCGGAGGTTCCTCGAGGAGCAGGTCGGCGACGACCTGCTCGCGTGCGTCGGGTACTCGGCCGCGGTCCGGGCCGCGGAACGCGGCGCGCCGCTCGCGCTCTCCGACCTCGGCGCCTCCGACCGCGCCGCGCTGGCCGCGATCCGGGACGCGGTCGACGCCACTCCGCGCGACTGGCCCCGCTACACCCGCCAGGCCGTCGAGTTCCACCTGCGCAACGCCGAGGCCTGGGGCAACCGGGCCGTCGGCACCGACCTCGCGGCCCAGATCGACCCCGATTTCGTCCTGCAACCCCGATAA